The Poseidonibacter lekithochrous region GGAAGACATTTAAGTCTTCCCCTTTTTTTATGTAGTAAATATTACTCAGAAATTCCAGAAACGATTTTGTAAGTATCGTTAGCAATAACGTACTCTTCATTTGTAGGAATAACAAAAATTCTACCAGATGAACCATTAGTAGAGATATCTCTAGCTTCACCAGATCTTTTGTTATTTTTAGTTGGGTCAATATTTAATCCCATGTAATCTAAACCAGCACAAACTTTTTCTCTGATTAATGCAGCATTTTCACCAATACCACCTGTGAAACATAATGCATCAACACCATCAAGTGCAGCAGCATAAGATCCAACATATTTTTTAATAATGTAAGCAATCATATCAACAGTTAATCTACATCTATCATCACCATCTTCCATACCTTCAAGAACTTCTCTTAAGTCAGAAGATTTTCCAGAAATACCAACGATACCTGATTTTTTGTTAAGTACGTTTAACATTTCTTGGATATCCCATTTTTCAGTATCCATCATGTATTGAATAGCACCTGCACCAATATCACCAGATCTAGTTCCCATCATTAAACCTTGAACTGGAGTAAGACCCATTGAAGTATCAATACATTTACCATCAAAGATAGCAGAAACAGAAGAACCATTTCCTAAGTGACAAACAATAATTCTAGTATTATGTTTTTTATCTAACATATTTCTAGCTTCATTTGATACGAAGTAGTGAGATGTACCATGGAATCCATATTTTCTAACACCATTTTTAGTGTATTGATCATAAGGAAGTGGATACATATATGCGTAATCAGGCATAGTTTGGTGGAATGCAGTATCAAATACAGCTACATTTGGTTTACCTGGCATTAATTGTGCACAGATTTCCATACCCATAATGTTTGCTGGGTTATGTAATGGAGCTAAAGGTATTAATTCTTTCATTTTATCAATTACTTTATCTGTAACCATAACAGAACCAGCAAAGTCTTCCCCACCATGTACTGCTCTATGTCCGATTGCTTCAATATCATCAATAGAGTTAATAACTTTACCTTCACCTTCAGTTAATGTTTTTAATACTAACTCAATTGCTTCCTTGTGAGTTGGCATAGAAACTTCTAATTTAACTTTTTGATCTTCACCAAATTCGTGTTTTAAAACACCATCAATTCCGATTCTTTCACATAGTCCTACTGCTAAAACTTCCTTGTTTACTGGATTCATTAATTGATACTTTAATGATGAACTTCCTGCGTTTAAAATAAATACTAACATACTTCTGCTTCCTTTTGTTTAGTTATATTAAAATTATTTGATTTGAGTTGCAGTAATTGCAACTAAATTAGCGATATCTTCTACTGAACATCCTCTAGATAAGTCATTAACAGGTTTTGCTAAACCTTGAACAACTGGTCCATGAGCTTGTGCTCCTGCGAATCTTTGTACTAATTTATATCCAATATTTCCAGACTGTAAGTCAGGGAATACTAATACATTTGCTTTTCCAGCTACTTCTGAACCTGGTGCTTTTTTAGCTCCAATTGCTTCAACGATTGCTGCATCTGCTTGCATTTCACCATCAAAAGAGAAATCAACATTTCTTTCTTCTAATAAATCAACTGCAAATTGTACTTTATCAACTAATGGGTGCTTAGCACTCCCTTTTGTTGAGAAAGATAACATAGCAACTCTAGGATCAAGTCCAACCACTGAACTAGCTGTTGCTGCTGTTGCACAAGCGATATCTGCTAATTGCTCAGCATTAGGCTCAGGAATTACTGCACAGTCTGCAAATAAAATAAGACCATTGTCTCCAAATTTACCGTCAGCTGTTTCCATAATAAACGCAGATGATACTGTGTTAATACCAGGAGCTGTTTTGATTACATGAATTGCTGCTTTTAATACATCAGCAGTTGGTGAATTAGAACCTGCAACTAAACCGTCTGCATCTCCAAGTCTTACCATCATACAACCAAAGAATCTTGGCTCAGTAGTCATGATTTCAGTAGCTTCTTCTCTAGATAAACCTTTTTTCTTTCTTAATTCAACTAATTCATCTATATATGTATCAATCTTATCAAATTTCTTAGGATCAATAATTGTTGCTCCATCAATAAATGCACCACAAGCTGCTGCATCAGCTTTAATAGTTTCTTCATTTCCAATTAATACAACATTTGCTGTTTTCTCATCTAAAACTTGTTGAGCAGCTTTTAATACTCTCTCATCTTCAGACTCTGGAAGAACAATTGTTCTTAACTGTAATTTTGCTTTTTCTTTAATGCTTTCAATTAAACCCATTTAAGTTATCCTTTCTAGTTTAAAACTTGTGAAAGATTATAATTCAAAACCGTAGCATATAAGTAGCATAGGTTTATAATCTTATTCAAGTTATATTGTATATTATATTTTTCGAAAAGTACATAAAATATACATTAAATTTGCAAAATATTTAAAATGTGCATAATTGTAATAAAATAGGGTGTTTATAGGGTTTTAAGGGATATTGTCAAGGTGATAATGTACTAAAGTTGTACGTGATGTTTAAAATTTAAGCGTTATTGATTTCTATTAACAAAAGCTGTTACGCTTTTGTTAAATTGTAAGTATCTTTAGCAATTACTAATTCTTCATTAGTAGGAATTACAAAGATTTTTGTCTTAGATGTTTCTTTATTGATTTCTCTATTTTGATCGTTTCTTACTTGATTTTTTTCATTGTCAATTTCAACTCCCATAAATTCTAAACCAGAACAAACTCTTTCTCTAATTAAATCTGCATTTTCACCAATTCCAGCAGTGAAACAAATTGCATCTACACCTTCAAGCATTCCTGCATATGAACAAATGTATTTTTTAATTCTATTACATTTCATATCAATAGTTGTATTAGCTCTTTCATCACCATTTGCAGCAGCTTCAATAATTTCTCTTAAATCAGAAGAAATTCCAGATACTCCAAGTAAACCAGATTTTTTATTTAAATAGTTAGTCATTTCATTTGCACTCATATCTTTTCTTTCCATTAAGTAAGAAATAACAGCTGGGTCTAAATCTCCAGATCTAGTACCCATCATTAGACCTTCAAGTGGAGTAAGTCCCATTGAAGTATCAATTGATTTTCCATCTCTAACTGCACAAATTGAAGAACCATTTCCTAAGTGACAAACAATAACTTTAGAATCTTCTTTATTTAACATTTGTTTTGCTTGATCTGATACATAGAAGTGAGAAGTTCCATGGAATCCATATTTTCTAACTTTATGTTCTTTATAATCTTCATATGGAACTGCATACATAAATGAACTAGCTGGCATAGTTTGGTGGAATGCTGTATCAAATACTGCTACATTTGGTTTTGTAGGCATTAATTCTTTACAAATCTCAATACCAATAATATGTGCTGGATTATGTAAAGGTGCTAATGGAATTAATTCTTTTAATTTTGAAACAACATCTTCATCAATAAGAACTGAAGTAGAGAAGTACTCTCCACCATGAACAACTCTATGTCCAATTGAGTCAATATCTTCAATTGAGTTTATAACTTTATTTTCACCTTGTGTTAAAACATCTAAAACAATTTCAATTGCCTCTTTATGTGTAGGCATATCTAAATCTTTTTTTGTTTTAGTTTCATTAGCTTCATGTACTAATCTTCCATCAATACCAATTCTTTCACAAAGTCCAGAAGCTAAAACTTCTGTAGTTTCAGGGTTCATTAATTGATACTTTAATGATGAACTACCTGCATTTAAAATAAATACTAACATTCAATAAATCCTTATATTTTTTTTATTTTATCGACATTATATGTCATATTTATGTCAAACAAATGACATGGATCAATAAAACTACTTTATTTTTACTTTTGGTAAGTTTTTTAACTTAATAAAAATTAAAGAAGTCATTAAAGCATCATTATATGCATCATGCTTACCCATTACTGGAATATCTAAATCTTCCATAATTGTGTCGAACCTAAGATCAATATTTGCTTGAGGTATTTTTTCTATTTTATAATCATAATAAATCTCAGAAACTTCTAATGCTTTATTTGGAAGTTTAATACCAATTTTTGGTTTTAAATATTTGTTAACCATAGAAATATCAAATTCTAGGAAATAACCAACTAAAGTTCTATTTCCAATATAATCTATAAATTCTTCAATTACGTTATTAATATCATCTGCATCTTCAAGATCACACTCACGTATGTGATGAATTTTAATTGCATCTGCTTGTAGTTTTGTTTTAGGTTTTACAAATCTTACAAATTTTTTACTAGATATAACCACATTATTTTTAATAATAACTGCACCTATTGAGATAATATCATCTTTTTTAGGATCTAATCCTGTTGTCTCACAATCAAAACACACATACTCATCTTCATGTGGTTTATCAAAAAGGTAAGAATAGTTTTGATCCTTTAATCTCTTTTTACTAAAGTAGTTATTGATGATTCTAAACATAGTTCAACTTAAAATGATATTCTAGTTTTTTCTTTAGTTTATTAATGATTTTGAATGAATCTTTTAATAAATCTTTTTGCATTGTATTTAGATTATCTGGGTTGATATAGTTATCAATAACCTCGTTTTTATCAAGTTTTTCAAGATTAGATTTTAATTTTAGATTTGATAAGAAATTAAATGCCATTATTAACTCTTGTGCAAACTCATCATCAAATACACCTTGTTCTGTTAATACCTTGATTCTTTTATTTGTATTAGTATTAAATAGTTTTTTCTCTAAACTTAAAGCTCTAACACTTTGTACTAATATGAATATACCGCCTTTTTTAATATCAAGCTCATTTTTATGATCATTATTAGCACTATCAAATACAAATCCATCAAAGAATCCTAAAGGTACATCAAAATTCATAATTACTTTTGCAAAATTAGATTTGAAAGCTTGAGAATCAGCTCCAGCTTTAAATAGATACTCTTTTAATTCTAATATTATGTCAATATCCCCTGATGCACAAACTGAATCGTAGAAAATTGCTACATTCATTAAATTATCAGGATTTGGTTCATTTACCCATGAATAAATTAAATCTTTGAAATCAGATTTTCTTCTACACCAGTATGGATTTGAAACCATAATATTACCTTCGCATCTTGGAAAACCAAAATCTACTAAAGTATCTGTAAATTTGTTTGTAAATGTTTGTAACTCTTCATCTGTAATCTCACAATCATCATCAATAATTAAAGCATTATCTTGATCAGTTTTAAGAACTTGTTCTCCTCTTCCTTCACTTCCCATAACAACTAAACAAGACTTACCTTGCAGTTGAATTGGTGCAAGAATATTATAAAGTTTATTTAGAAGTTTTCTATTTAATTGATTAATTAATTTAGAAATAAATTCAATTTTTACACCTTTTGCATTAAGTGATTTAATGATTTTCATAAATGAGTGTGATGCTGCCTTTAACTCATCAACTGTTTCAGCTTTTACAATTTCATTGGATACAGCAAATGTGTTAGTCGCAAAGAAAGAAGATAAAGATATTTGATCAAGAATACCAATTATTTCGCCTTTATTATTTTTTACTACAACTCTTTTTAGACCATGTTTTGCCATTATAAGTTGAGCATTAAATAAAAAGTCATTTTCATTTACATAAACTAAACCTTTTGATGCAATTTTTACAATTTTATCATCAAAGTCCATTCTATTTAAAATTACTTTTTGTCTAAAATCTGAATCAGTAACAATATACATTTCCCCATCTTGGTCTTTTAATAATACCGTTGGTACTTTTTCTTTCTTTATTATAGTTGCTGCTTCAAAAATTGTTTTTTCAGTGTCAATAATTACAGCTGGATGTATTTGAGCATCTTTGATTTTAGCAACCATAATATTTGCCATATCTTTATTTTTTTCTTGATTGATATGATTATTAAGTTTTTGTGAAATAGTCTGAAAGAAAAAACTCTCTAATTCAGTATTTTCATGTAATGTTTTAATGAAAATTTCTCTAGGTAATGAATAACAGATAGTTTCTTGTGCAGTAATAAATGTGTGCTTTGAATAGTTTTCAACAAGTGAAATTGGATCAAATATTTCATTCTTTGAAAAAATTGAAAGTACTTCATCGTTTAATGTTTCTTGAACGATACCTTTTAATACAAAATATAAATGTGTTGGTTCACTTCCTTGTTTTTGTAAAATCTCATTTTTTTTAAAATAAACAATATCAATATTTTCCGCAAATGTTTCTAATTGAACTTTGTTCAAATGTTCAAAGGGATGAATTGATGTCAGAAAAGTTTTTTGTTCTAATATACTCATAAATATGCTTCCTATGTTTTAGTAATATACTAAATATTTATGTATATATTTTATCTAAAAATGCATAAGTAAATTATTATTAAATGAGTAAAAAAATGAAAATAAATTGCGTTTTTGTGGGAATAGTGTAAGAAAAATTGAATTTTAATAACTAGATAATAAATTTTATCAAAGGAATAAATTCCTTTGATAAATAAGTACTAGTGATCAACTGCTCCAGCTGAACCAATACCTGTATTTGCTCTAACATTTTGTGCTCTATACATTTCTTTTTCGTTTCTACCTCTTTCAGATGAATCTGTTTTAGAGAATAACCAAATTGAAACAAATGCTATAGTTACAGAGAATAAAGCAGGGTGTTTATAAGGGAATAAAGCTTCTTCATTTCCTAAAATAGAAACCCATACAATAGGTCCAACAATAACTAAAGTAATAGCAGTTAATAATCCAATTAATCCACCAATGAATGCACCTCTAGTCGTTAATCCTCTCCAGTAAATTGAAAGAAATAAAATTGGGAAGTTAGCAGATGCAGCAATACCGAATGCTAATCCAACCATGTATGCAATATTTTGCTCTTCAAATGCAATACCTAAAGTAACACCAACAATACCAACAACAACAACTGTATATCTAGAGATTTTTACAATTTGCTCATCAGTAGCTTTTGGATTAATTACATTTGAGTATAAGTCATGCGAAATTGCTGAAGCACCTGCTAAAGTAAGTCCTGAAACAACCGCTAAAATAGTTGCAAAAGCAACAGCTGAAATAAATCCTAAGAATGCATTTCCACCTAACATATGTGATAAGTGAATAGATGCCATATTATTTCCACCGAATAATTTACCATCAACAAAATACTGTGCACCATCTGCTGAGTTTAAGAATGCGATTGCACCAAAACCAACGATAGTAATAATAACCCAGAAGTAACCAACAAAACCAGTTGCATAAACAACAGATTTTCTAGCTTCTTTTGCATTACCAACAGTAAAGAATCTCATAAGTACATGTGGAAGACCAGCAGTTCCTAACATTAATGCCATACCTAATGAAATAGCAGAGATTGGGTCAGAAATAAATCCACCTGGTGCTAAAATTGATTCACCAGCACTGTGATTTTCAACAGCTTTAACTGCTAAAGATTCAAATGAGAAATCAAATGAGTAAAGAACCATTATTGCCATGAATGATACACCTGTTAATAATAAACAAGCTTTAATAATTTGTACCCAAGTAGTTGCAAGCATACCACCAAAAGTTACATAAATAATCATCATAATACCAACAAGAATTACAGCGAATTCATATTCCATACCAAATAATACTTGAATAAGTTTACCAGCTCCAACCATTTGAGCAATTAAGTATAAAACAACAACAGATAAAGTACCAAACGCAGCAAGAGTTCTAATCTCTTTTTGTCCTAATCTGTATGCAGCAATATCAGCAAATGTAAATTTACCTAAGTTTCTTAACTTCTCAGCCATGAAGAATAAAATAATTGGCCATCCAACTAAGAATGAAACAGCATAGATAACTCCATCATAACCTTTTAAGTAAATTAAACCAGATACACCAAGGAATGCAGCAGCTGACATATAATCACCAGCAATTGCTAATCCATTTTGGAAACCAGTAATTCCTCCACCAGCAGTATAGAAATCAGATGCTGATTTCGTTCTTCTTGCAGCCCATACTGTTAAACCTAAAGTAAAAACAATAAAAACAAAGAACATAATAATCGCAGGTATATTAAGTTCTCTTTTTGTTGCTTCAAAAGATGCATCTCCAGCAGCAAATGCACTTAAAGCTATAATTGAAATGATTGCTAAAATTTTTAACATTATAATAAATCCTTTACGTCTTCTTTAATATCATTAGTTAAGTCTTCAAACTCACCATTTGCTCTTTTAACATAAATAAGAGTTGTGATAAAACTAATTACTAAGATTGCTAAAGCAATAGGAAATGCTACTGTTGTAAGCCCTTCACCAATTTTTGTAGCTAATACTTCTTTGTTAAATGCAATTGTTAAAATAAATGCATAAAACATAACTAGTACAAAAATCCCAAGTTTAATACCAAAACTATTTCTTTTAGAAACTAGTTCTTGATACTTAGGATTATTTTCGATTCTTTCTACTAATTCGTCCTTCATGTTGCTTCCTTTTTTGTATAACTTAATGTGCAAGTTATCCTGTGTACTTATTTTTATATAACTATTTCTAATCTTTTATGTAGCAGTAGAATAGCAAATAAAAAAAATGTATGTTTATTATACATCCAAAAATTTACGAAAAGAAAGTATTAAATATTAAAATGTGTAAAAAATATGTTTTTTTTGTAGAAAGGTAACATAAAATACCATTATAAATTATCCTATTTAATTAATTATTTTAAGTTTTGTTTTATATATGGCTAAAATGGCTCTAAAGGATAAAAATTGTTACATAAGGTAATGTTTTTATAGTCTAATGTTACATATATGTTATATAATTTTATATAACCCTTTTATTCTATTGCTATTAATACTAATAAATAATAATAACAATGATTAATATTGCTAAGAAAATAGAAAAATGTTATTTTTTTTATGTAACTTAAATTGTAAAATAGGGATTATTTGTATATTTTGAAGGTATTAGTTTTGAGCAAGGAATCAAAGAGAGTGTACAACTCTCTTTGAAATGTACAATAAATGTACAATTAGTGATCAACAGCTCCGTCAGCTCCGATTCCAGTTTCAGCTCTAACACTTTGTGCTTCATAAGCTTTAATTTCATCTTTTGCTCTTTGCGATTTATCAGTAATTGAGAAGAACCAAATACCAATGAATGCAACAGATACTGAGAATAGTGCAGGGTGTTTATAAGGGAAAATAGCTTCAGCATTTCCTAAAACAGATACCCATACAACAGGACCTAAAATTACAAGCACTACCGCAGTAAGTAATCCTAAGAACCCACCAATGAATGCTCCTCTAGTTGTTAACTTAGACCAGTAAATTGATAAGAATAAAATTGGGAAGTTAGCAGATGCAGCAATAGCAAATGCAAGACCAACCATAAATGCAATATTTTGGTGCTCGAAAGCAATACCTAATACAACACCAACTACACCAATTGCAATTGTTGCTCTTTTTGATACAGCAATTTCTTGCTCTTCAGTAGCATTAGTATTAATAACAGATGCGTAAAGGTCATGTGAAATTGCAGATGCACCTGCAAGAGTAAGACCAGAAACAACCGCTAAAATAGTAGCAAATGCAACAGCTGAAATAAATCCTAAGAATACATTTCCACCAACAACATGTGATAAGTGAATTGCAGCCATATTATTTCCACCAAATAATTGACCATCAACAAAGTACTGTTGACCTTCTGGAGAGTTTAAGAATACAATTGCTCCAAGACCAATAATAGCAATAACTAAGTAGAAGTAACCAATAAATCCAGTTGCATAAACAACAGATTTTCTAGCTTCTTTAGCATTTCCAACAGTAAAGAATCTCATAAGAACGTGAGGTAAACCCGCAGTACCTAACATAAGAGCTAAACCAAGTGAAATTGCGGAGATTGGATCGGATATAAATCCTCCAGGCGCCATAATATCTTGACCTAACGTATGAGTTTCAACAGCTTTTGTTGCTAATGCTTCGAATGAGAATCCAAAGTGACTTAATACCATGTAACCCATGAAAGTTACACCAGAAAGTAATAATACAGCTTTAATAATTTGTACCCAAGTAGTTGCTAACATCCCACCAAAAGTAACATATACAATCATCATAATTCCAACAAGGATAACTGCATATTCATATTCTAAACCAAATAATACTTGAATTAACTTTCCAGAACCAACCATTTGAGCAATAAGATATAAAGTAACAACTGCTAAAGAACCCGCAGCAGCAAGAGATCTAATCTCTTTTTGACCTAATCTATATGCAGCAATATCAGCGAATGTAAATTTACCTAAGTTTCTTAATTTTTCAGCCATTAAGAATAAAATTACAGGCCAACCAACTAAAAATCCAACAGCATAAACTAATCCATCATAACCTTTAAGGTATACTAAACCTGAAAGACCTAAGAAAGATGCAGCTGACATGTAGTCACCCGCAATTGCCATACCATTTTGGAAACCAGAAATTCCTCCACCTGCTGTATAGAAATCACTAGCAGATTTAGTTCTTTTTGCAGCCCAGTAAGTAATAGCTAAAGTACCACCAACAAAGATAAAGAACATAATAATCGCAGGAATATTTAATTCTCTTTTAGTTGCCTCAAATGTTGCATCACCAGCAGCAAACATTGCTACAGCGAATACAGAAAGTAGTGCTAATATTTTTAACATTATAATAAATCCTTTACATCAGCTTTAATTTCATTAGTTAAATCTTCAAACTCACCGTTTGCTCTTTTAACATAAATTAATGTTGTAATGAAACTTACTACAATAATTGCAGCCGCAACTGGGAATGCAATTGTCATAACACCCTCACCAGTTAATGTTCCTAATACACTAGGATTAAATGCAATTGTTAAAATATATGCATAAAACATCACTAATACGAAAATCGATAATTTCAGGGCGAAACCACTTCTTTTCTTAACTAACTCTTGATATTTAGAGTTATTTTTGATTCGTTGTACTAACTCATCATTCATTTTTGCCTCCTTAGTTATTTTATTCGAATTAAATAATAATATTTCTTAAAGTAAAGAAACGTAGCATTTACGTAGCATTCGAATAAAAATAAGACTAATTATACATAGTAAAAATTATATTTAACCATTATTAGTGTATTTTAAGTGTAATTTAATATTGGGAAAGATTATATGTAACTTTTAGAAGCTAAAAAAAGAGAAATAATTCTAAAATTATTCTCTTCCTAATTCGTGTAAAAAGTTGTTTTTGCAGGAGTGATGTGTCTTAATTTTAAAAACATCATTGAAGTCATAATTGCATCATTTAGTGCATCATGTTTTCCAAGTTCTGGAATATCTAATTCTTTTAAAATTGTGTCAAATTTTAAATCAATAAATTCATATTCACTAGTTTTTTTTCTTGTTTTATAATACATTGAAGAAACTTCAATTGATTCATTTGGAAGTTTTATACCAATGAATTTTTTTGTATATTTTGATATCATTGCAATATCAAAATTTATGTAATATCCAACAATAGGTCGATTTCCAATAAATTCTAATAACTCTTTTATTGCTACTTCTGGTTCAACTGCATTTTCTAAATCTATAGGTCTAATATGATGAATTTTAATTGATTCAGCGGTTACATTTTTTGAAGGTTTAACAAAAATATTAAGAGTTTTTCTCATTAATATTTTATTTTCTTTTATTAAAACTGCACCAATTGAAAGTATTTCATCTTTTCTAGGACTAAGCCCAGTAGTTTCACAATCTAAGCATATATATTCATGTTCTTTAGGTTCATCAAATAGATATAGATATTTATCATCTTTTAGTTTTCTTTTATTCCAGCTTCTTAAAAAATTATCAAACATTACGAAATCTTATCAATTTTAAATGTGAAGTTAATGAATTTTTTAAAATCACTAACAATTTTGAAAGAATCTTTTAATAAATCTCTTTCAATTTTTCCTAAAGTATGAGTATCTATTTCATTTGTAATTTTTTTATTTTCTTGAACATATTCAAGTTGAGCTTTTAATCTTAATGTATTTACTACATCAAAAGCCTCTTGTAATTCTGCTGCTTGTTCTTTTTCTAGAACTTTTCTTTGCTCTAAAAGTTTTATTCTTTTAACTGTAGTTGTTTCTCTAATTCGCTCACGTAAAGCAAGTGATCTTATACCTTGAACTATTGGGAAAACAGCAGTTTTTTTAATATCAATATAATGTACTTTTGTCATAAAGTTTGCAATTGTACTTGGTGTATCAAAAGTTAGAGTGGCTTTTGCAAAATATGCCATAAACACATCTTTATCATGTAGCTTATAGAATAAATCATCTTTTAGATTAATTAATAAATCTTTATCTCCAGCAACTGCAAAAGAGTCAAAGAATATAGCTAAATCCATGTAGTTTTGCATATCTGGAGCTTCAATCCATCTTGCAGTTTCACTTTTATATTCACTAACAGTTTTACACCAAAATGGATTTGAAACCATAATATTACCTTCACATGGTGGATAACCAAAATCAATTAATGTTTCAGTGATTTTTTCCATAAAAGGTCTGTATTCATTAACATCAACTCCATCTTTAATTACTAGTGCATTATCTTGGTCAGTTTTCATGATTTGTTCATTTCTACCTTCACTTCCCATTACAATAAAACAAGCATTTTTTTGTAAGTCTTCTGGTAGAATTAATTTATATAGTTTCTTATAAACTTTTGTATTTAACTGTCCAATTAAATTTGATATGTGATTAACTTTTACACCTTTTGCATGTAAGGATTTGATTATATTTAGAAGGTCTTTACTTGCAGATTTTAACTCTTCAATATTTTTAGATTTTTTAATTTGTGTATCTACTACATAAGTATTATTTGCAAAATGAGATAAAACATCAATTTGCTCTAGTATTCCTAACATATCACCATTTGAGTTTACAACTCCAACTCTTTTGATATTTCTTTTTATTAATACTGAAAGTGCATCGAATAAATAGTCATCATTGAATACAGTCATTAATGGAAATATTGCAATATCACTAACTGGAATAGATAAATCTCTTCCTTCTAATAAAACTTTTACTTTTAAAAGAGAATCTGTAATAATTCCATATTCGTTATTATCACCTTTTATAAGAATTGTAGAAGTTTTATATTCCATTGATTTTTGAATTGCATCAATTAGTTTTGTATGTGGTTCTACAATACATGCATCATGTATTAATGAATCATCAACTTTTGCAATCATAAATGAAGACAATTCAGAAGTGTATTCTTTATCTTTTAATGTTTTTAATTTATTCACTAAATCTTTTAAGAAGAAATCTTTAAAGGCTTGATTCTCTTCTATTAGTTTTAAAAATGTATTTTTTTCTAATTCGTAACAAATTAGATCTTCATGTACTTTAAATGTATTTTTACATTCGCCATAAATAAGTGAGTTTGCATCAAAGGAGTCTTCTTGATGATAATCCATTACAATCTCATCATCACTGTATTCATATACAGTTCCCTTAATAATAATAAAAAAGTGGTTTGAGATTTTCTCCGGACTAATTAAAACAGAATCTTTCGCATAATAAGCAATATCCATGTGTTTTATACAAATATCAGATTGCTCTTGATTTAGAACTTCAAAGGGGTGGATGTTTGAAAGATAGGCTTCTTGATCTTGTAAACTCATATAGTGTCCTTGCAGTTAATATAATTTAATTATATATTAATAAAATGTAATATAAATGGAAT contains the following coding sequences:
- a CDS encoding cation acetate symporter, translating into MLKILALLSVFAVAMFAAGDATFEATKRELNIPAIIMFFIFVGGTLAITYWAAKRTKSASDFYTAGGGISGFQNGMAIAGDYMSAASFLGLSGLVYLKGYDGLVYAVGFLVGWPVILFLMAEKLRNLGKFTFADIAAYRLGQKEIRSLAAAGSLAVVTLYLIAQMVGSGKLIQVLFGLEYEYAVILVGIMMIVYVTFGGMLATTWVQIIKAVLLLSGVTFMGYMVLSHFGFSFEALATKAVETHTLGQDIMAPGGFISDPISAISLGLALMLGTAGLPHVLMRFFTVGNAKEARKSVVYATGFIGYFYLVIAIIGLGAIVFLNSPEGQQYFVDGQLFGGNNMAAIHLSHVVGGNVFLGFISAVAFATILAVVSGLTLAGASAISHDLYASVINTNATEEQEIAVSKRATIAIGVVGVVLGIAFEHQNIAFMVGLAFAIAASANFPILFLSIYWSKLTTRGAFIGGFLGLLTAVVLVILGPVVWVSVLGNAEAIFPYKHPALFSVSVAFIGIWFFSITDKSQRAKDEIKAYEAQSVRAETGIGADGAVDH
- a CDS encoding DUF485 domain-containing protein, which translates into the protein MNDELVQRIKNNSKYQELVKKRSGFALKLSIFVLVMFYAYILTIAFNPSVLGTLTGEGVMTIAFPVAAAIIVVSFITTLIYVKRANGEFEDLTNEIKADVKDLL
- a CDS encoding DUF485 domain-containing protein codes for the protein MKDELVERIENNPKYQELVSKRNSFGIKLGIFVLVMFYAFILTIAFNKEVLATKIGEGLTTVAFPIALAILVISFITTLIYVKRANGEFEDLTNDIKEDVKDLL
- a CDS encoding cation acetate symporter; this translates as MLKILAIISIIALSAFAAGDASFEATKRELNIPAIIMFFVFIVFTLGLTVWAARRTKSASDFYTAGGGITGFQNGLAIAGDYMSAAAFLGVSGLIYLKGYDGVIYAVSFLVGWPIILFFMAEKLRNLGKFTFADIAAYRLGQKEIRTLAAFGTLSVVVLYLIAQMVGAGKLIQVLFGMEYEFAVILVGIMMIIYVTFGGMLATTWVQIIKACLLLTGVSFMAIMVLYSFDFSFESLAVKAVENHSAGESILAPGGFISDPISAISLGMALMLGTAGLPHVLMRFFTVGNAKEARKSVVYATGFVGYFWVIITIVGFGAIAFLNSADGAQYFVDGKLFGGNNMASIHLSHMLGGNAFLGFISAVAFATILAVVSGLTLAGASAISHDLYSNVINPKATDEQIVKISRYTVVVVGIVGVTLGIAFEEQNIAYMVGLAFGIAASANFPILFLSIYWRGLTTRGAFIGGLIGLLTAITLVIVGPIVWVSILGNEEALFPYKHPALFSVTIAFVSIWLFSKTDSSERGRNEKEMYRAQNVRANTGIGSAGAVDH
- a CDS encoding DUF294 nucleotidyltransferase-like domain-containing protein; amino-acid sequence: MSLQDQEAYLSNIHPFEVLNQEQSDICIKHMDIAYYAKDSVLISPEKISNHFFIIIKGTVYEYSDDEIVMDYHQEDSFDANSLIYGECKNTFKVHEDLICYELEKNTFLKLIEENQAFKDFFLKDLVNKLKTLKDKEYTSELSSFMIAKVDDSLIHDACIVEPHTKLIDAIQKSMEYKTSTILIKGDNNEYGIITDSLLKVKVLLEGRDLSIPVSDIAIFPLMTVFNDDYLFDALSVLIKRNIKRVGVVNSNGDMLGILEQIDVLSHFANNTYVVDTQIKKSKNIEELKSASKDLLNIIKSLHAKGVKVNHISNLIGQLNTKVYKKLYKLILPEDLQKNACFIVMGSEGRNEQIMKTDQDNALVIKDGVDVNEYRPFMEKITETLIDFGYPPCEGNIMVSNPFWCKTVSEYKSETARWIEAPDMQNYMDLAIFFDSFAVAGDKDLLINLKDDLFYKLHDKDVFMAYFAKATLTFDTPSTIANFMTKVHYIDIKKTAVFPIVQGIRSLALRERIRETTTVKRIKLLEQRKVLEKEQAAELQEAFDVVNTLRLKAQLEYVQENKKITNEIDTHTLGKIERDLLKDSFKIVSDFKKFINFTFKIDKIS
- a CDS encoding 3'-5' exonuclease, with translation MFDNFLRSWNKRKLKDDKYLYLFDEPKEHEYICLDCETTGLSPRKDEILSIGAVLIKENKILMRKTLNIFVKPSKNVTAESIKIHHIRPIDLENAVEPEVAIKELLEFIGNRPIVGYYINFDIAMISKYTKKFIGIKLPNESIEVSSMYYKTRKKTSEYEFIDLKFDTILKELDIPELGKHDALNDAIMTSMMFLKLRHITPAKTTFYTN